A genomic window from Methanomassiliicoccales archaeon includes:
- a CDS encoding flap structure-specific endonuclease (FEN-1; Rad2; similar to eukaryotic enzymes; endonuclease that cleave the 5'overhanging flap structure that is generated by displacement synthesis when DNA polymerase encounters the 5'end of a downstream Okazaki fragment; as 5'endo-/exonuclease and 5'pseudo-Y-endonuclease activities; cleaves the junction between single and double-stranded regions of flap DNA) encodes MGVNLSEIVPSTSASFETLAGKYIAVDAYNAIYQFLSVIRQPNGMPLIDSKGRITSHLAGLLYRNANLLEMGVLPVYV; translated from the coding sequence GTGGGAGTCAATCTCTCTGAAATTGTCCCATCGACCTCAGCAAGCTTCGAAACTCTTGCGGGAAAATACATCGCGGTAGATGCATATAATGCGATTTATCAATTCCTTTCAGTTATCAGGCAACCTAATGGGATGCCTCTAATTGATTCAAAAGGAAGAATTACTTCTCACCTGGCAGGTCTTTTGTATCGGAATGCAAACCTTCTCGAGATGGGAGTTCTACCCGTCTATGTGT